Part of the Chiloscyllium plagiosum isolate BGI_BamShark_2017 chromosome 46, ASM401019v2, whole genome shotgun sequence genome is shown below.
gctgacctgcgcatctttggactgtgggaggaaaccggagcacacggaggaaatccacgcagacacggggagaatgtgcaaactccacatagacagtcgccaaaggctggaatcgaggcagcagtgctaaccactgagtcaccgtgccaccattTTGTTGTAACCCATCAGCCCAGTATAGAAGCCCCAGTCCCAGAACTGGAGCCTTCCTCCACCCACGTATTAAACCAATTCATTCCCATTTCATACTCATTGGCATGTGGCAGGGAGTCATCCTGGCTCTGAACATTTCCTTTTTTCCTATTTCCTTCCTGAATCCTTAAAACCGTGTCCTCCTTCCCCGTGTCATTGGTCACAGTATGGACAATGACTCTGACACATCCCTCTCACCTTCCAttacatccttgaccctggcaccggggggggggggggggggggggggggcttgcgGGCTCAGGAACGGTCCAGCCTGGATGGCCAAAATGAGCATGACAATGAACTGGCCACTCTGGTGGCTGGCTTAAGCGATTTGATCATCATAACCATGTCCACAGAGACTGCCTCAGAAATGAAGGACATCCTGCAAATTGTTGTCCATGCCTTAATTCGTATGAAAGTGGTCGGGAAAAGACCCAATTGTCAATTTGTCCACCAAAAGGTTGGAGATGTGTCTGCACATCAGAAGAATGTGGGGAGTCACAAATCATTGCACCAGGAGCTGAACACACTGACCAAGATTGTCGCTAAAACTGAGGGGCAAGATCACAAATTCTCAAAGTTCTCTGATATTTTGGATTATGACTCCAAGAAAAACAATTGGTACATCCCAGGGCTATGGTGTGGGACTCCGCCGATGGCGCTAGTTAATATGGGATACAGTCAGAAGGTGACAGAACTCAAACACAagattttgcagcattttctcaaCAGGAGACCTTCCACCATCCCAGAGTTCATTTCCTGGATGACAAGTACATGGAACGCAGTGAAACATGAGAACTTCATCTTCAGTTTCAGGAATAGCTTGGTGGCACATGCCTACAATCGACTGTCAGAGAAGTACTCGGATTTGGagtggaagctgaggagtgagGTCCATTCCTGGCTTCAGAAAACAATCAATCAAATTGCCAACTGTGAAGGGGACCTTCAGGAATTCAGAGGAACTTTGGATATTGACGTTCCAAGGATGATCAGTGAAGAGAAAAGTCAAATACTGGATGAGATGGAGAAGTATTTTAAGGAGGACACCAACCAGGCACATCtgattgagaattttaaagccgAGACAGCAGCGGGTTTTGACTTACTGAGTCGAGAGCTTGAAACACGCACAAAGATGAGATGTGAGGAAGCATTGAACAGGCAGAGAGACCTTAACGAATTAAACCGCATTTTAAGTAGTTTCAGTGAGAGAATCCAAGAGAAGATTGATCTGCTCTTGGATAATTTGAATCTTAAATCGACAGATCAAGGTGACAGTGAACTGAGTGAAACCTTTGAAACAATATGGAGAGAAGTCATGGCATCAGTACATTTCCAGCCCACAGCAGTCAACATCGAGGGAGACATGGAAAAGAGCTTGAGGGAAAATACGAGGAAGCAAGGAAGAATACTCACAATGAAGCTCACGTCTGGGAAGAGTCTTGTTGAGTTAAGCAACgtggaatggaagatcactgaGCAACATctggaaacaaacaaaacatctTTCCTTGATATGTTTAAAGGAAAGTTACGTGCAGCTTATACTATGATACGTTCCTTCCATCCAAATAAAGAAAACTTGGAAGACGAGAATGTGGCACAATGGGTGGAATCTGCACGTTTACTGGAGGCGAAGAAGAAAACTCTCCAATTGATATCACAATGTGACGATTATGTAGAAGAGATTGTTAAGAGAGGTGAGAGTTACAACCTGTTTCTTTGTAATGAACTTCTGAGAGAAGTGGACAGAAATCTACAGACACTTGATGCGGAGACACTCAAAGTCAATGAGCTATTAAGCACAGATGTGAAAATCCATGTGTGTGGCAAAGCCATTCAGAGATTTCAGGAGATGCATGATCGATTCTGTGACAAACATAATCCCGTGAAGAGACTAGCGAATGAGAGACATTATTactttacaatgtttaaaagcatATACTCTGAAAAGGACCAGAGTGAGACGTGTGCGAGATTATTCTGTGATTCCTGCTTGAAGCCCGCTCTGTTGGAAGCTCTCAAACAACAACTGGGCTCGGCAATTGTGGATCACCTTAAAAAAGAGCAAAAGATAGAACTTACGTCACGCAGAAACCTTCAAGTGGGGATCATGTTGTATCTAAAAAAGCTCAACAGCTTTGACAAGTACTGTCAGTACTTTGAACAGACCGGAAAGTTTGAACAAGTTTGGGTAAAAGAGCAAGTGCTGAACCATTGTAAAGGGCTGAACAACAACAAATCCATGTTTTATTGCATAGCTCAGGAGGTGCTGCAGCAGAAAATCGACAAAATAAAGACAACCGTTGACTGTATAAAAAGCTCAGCTGATACCATTCAATCATTTTTGAATGAATTCAAACAAAGATTTGAAGAACACCTTGTGTTACCAAAAGAAAAGCTTGAAAACACAAGAGCTTTCAAAAAGGCTCCAAGTTTTGTGATTAAACTGAACCAATTCATTCCTGCCTTGGAAACACGCCTCCTCCAAGACATTGAGAAATGGGATGTTGAGCAGACGCTGGTGAACCTTCCCAATGACCCTTCCAAAGAGCTCTACAAATTGTTGGCTGGTTGTGGAAATCGCTGTCCACTTTGCCAGGTGCCCTGTGATCACACCAATAATACACATGGGAAGCACTCAGCAACATATCACTGGCCTCAGGGGATTGGGGGCTGTCACTGGAGACGGAGCAAAGAGCTGGTCACTGACAGCTGCACAGCAACAGCCACCGCAATTTATTTGTACCAGAAAGATGAAGAACGTTGGTGGCAAAGATGTATCCGGAATATACTGGAGCGAGTTTTTAATGTGTATTTTATCCAAATGCAATGTGAGGAATACAATTCCTGGAACATTCCTTTAAATCCGGAGGCTGGGGTGCCATCTTATTGGAAATGGGTCCTGTACACCTATAACAAGGAGTTTGCAGAGAAATACAAGGTGAATCCTGCAAGAAACATTTCCNNNNNNNNNNNNNNNNNNNNNNNNNNNNNNNNNNNNNNNNNNNNNNNNNNNNNNNNNNNNNNNNNNNNNNNNNNNNNNNNNNNNNNNNNNNNNNNNNNNNNNNNNNNNNNNNNNNNNNNNNNNNNNNNNNNNNNNNNNNNNNNNNNNNNNNNNNNNNNNNNNNNNNNNNNNNNNNNNNNNNNNNNNNNNNNNNNNNNNNNNNNNNTGCTGGTGATTACTGTGTGATCTGGACGAGGTGATGTACATCTCCTTCATGGATAGTGAGGGAGAGTGGCTGGTTAGGTTATATGTGCACAGCAGTAATCCTGGACCATCCCAGTCTCCTGGATCTGGACAACTAGAGGGAGACATCCAGCACCAAAGGAAATCTCCTCCTGACTGCCCCATCGCCAGGAGGAAGCTCCTCTTTATCAGCTACAGCCTCTGTCTGTcctttacctgcacatctccccTCCCGGATCCCCTCATCCACAGAATCGTGATGTCAGGGATTTCCTGCAGCCTGTCAAAGAGATCTCACATCTCGGATCACAtaggaaacaggagtaggccattcggcccattaatgTGATATCTCTCTGGTTCCGGACCGCTCCGCTATGGACGACACCTCACCTGCATCTGCCCTTTGAAACCCTTAACTATATTCAGTACAATTACCTCTTgagaatacaggtccagtttgACCAACTGCTCTCCAAACGACAGTGCCTCTACCTGAGGGACAAGTCTGGGGTGAAACACTCTTGTACTCCCTTTATGGgaatcatatccttcctgagatatggagaccaaaactgcacacactactcctgGTGCAGACTGACTGAGATTGCACACAACCTGGACCAAAACTTGACACTTCTCTACTCAAATTCACTTGCAAAAACGGTTAATATTCAATTAGCCTTCTTAAAGGTTATAGCATCTGAAGGTTAGCTTTTAGAGTCTTATCAACATGGTCCTTTTGTACATCTGCACTTTGCAGTGTCTTACCATTGAAAAACAATTCTGTATTTCTTCAACCCAATACAGATAAACTCATAATTTTCTATCGCCTATACCCTGATCTCAGTCAGTCTGCACcaggagtagtgtgtgcagttttggtctccatatctcaggaaggatttgATTCCCATAAAGGGAGTACAAGGGTGTTTCACCCCAGACTTGTCCCTCAGATAGAGGCACTGTCTTTTGGAGAGTGGTTCGTCAAACTAGGCCTGTGTTCTCAAGAGATAATTTTACTGAATGTTTTTGAAGGGTTTcgcagggtagatgcaggtgagATGTTGTCCATAGTCTAGAACCAGAGAGATATCACTTAGATTCAATGGcgtgaatggcctacacctatcCCAATCCCCCAGAAAccattttacatctttctcaCGATGCACATTCTCACTTCATTTTGTATAATCCACAGGTTTGTAAATATGACATTTGGTCTCCACCACTGCCTCATTGACACATAttctgaacagctggggcccaagtaTTGGTCCTAACTAGTACCAGCCTGCTGATGTGAGAATGACCTATACATTCCAACTCTCTGTTCTTGGGATGTTAGCCATAGCATTCCaaacagaactctatcaacaaacatatcgacttatatccatccaccaccttctgaagaaaATAATGGGAAACGACATCCCTCATACAGGAAAggatttcaccacaggaaatgacatcgccaactcaaggaaacctaaacacctaAATAGAAaccaggtcactaacaccagtgcttcaccggaggctcaatgatgatgttacctggtatggtgacgaaacgtctgaaaacgaaccttccagctcagcaagcaaacttccAGATTCCAGCATTGTCCCTATTACTGATGTTTGGTTAGCAGGTCAGTGGTTCCCTtttatttctctccctcccttcttaaataatggggtGGCATTCCAATCTTCAGGAattgttccagaatctgcagaatgtgggaaggtAGTCACCAATGCATAGACTCTCTCTATAGCCATCTCCTTCAATCTTTTGTGATGTGGACCATCGGGTTTTGGGGATTGATCAACTTCCAATCCCActaatttctccagtacaatccGACTCATGGTCATTTTCTTCAACCCCTCATTCATCTGAGCAACTTTGTTCTGGGAGAGAGGTTACATCTTCCTCAGTGAAGAAAGCCACAAAGTAATCAGTTACTTTATCTGCATTTCCTTTATTCCCTGTGATAAATTCTCCTGTTTGTAATGGGCCTACAATTGTTCTAGCCGCATATTTAGTTTTAATAAGGTTTTGCAGTACACTTTCATGTTTTTGGCGAGACTGCATTCATATTCTATCCTCCCTATCCTTAACagttttgattagatttgattcccgacagtgtgtaaacaggccattcggcccaacaagtccacaccgacctcccgaagagtaacccaccctgacccattcccctaccttatatttaccccgactaatgcagctaacactatgggcaattcagcatggccaattcacctgacctggacatctttggactgccggaggaaaccggagcacccggagtaaacccacgcaaacacggggagaacgtgcaaactccacacagtcagttgccaaaggctggaatcggaccagggtctctggtgctgtgaggcagcagtgctaaccactgagtcaccgtgccaccattTTGGTGCAGCCCATCAGCCCAGTATAGAAGCTCCAGtcccagaactggtcccagtGCCTTGGAAATCTGGAGCCTTCCTCCAGCCGCATATTAAAACAATTCATTCCCATTTCATACTCATTGGCATGTGGCAGGGAGTCATTCTGGCTCTGAACATTTCCTTTTTTCCTATTTCCTTCCTGAATCCTTAAAACTGTGTCCTCCTTCCCCGTGTCATTGGTCACAGTGTGGACAATAACTCTGACACATCCCTCTCCCCTTCCAttacatccttgatcctggcatcggGGGGGGTCGGGGGGCAACATGCCATCTTGGAGTCATGTTTCATGCCAGGTTAGCTCCTGTCTGATTGCCAATAATTGCTCTTCCATGAGACCATCGGAAATCGGAAcagggaaaggccattcagcccctcaagcctgctccaccattcaatctgatcatggatgATTCAACAATCCTCAcccttgggtggcacagtggctccagtggttagcactgctgcctcacagagccagggatatGGGTATGATTCcaatctcaggcgactgtctaggtggagtttgcacattctccccgtgtctgaatgggttaccTCTCACAATTCCCCCAAAGAAAGtttggttcaggtgaattggccctgctcaattgcccatagtgttaggtacattaatctgtgttaaatataaggtaggggaatgggtctgagcgggttacttttcagagggtcagtgtggacttgttgggccgaagggcctgtttccatactgtaaggaatctaatcttctCTGGAAGCCTAACTTTCTCACCAGTCAGCTCACTCATGACATCAGCCTGCTGTTGGTCGCAGTACACTCAAACCTCTCATTCCACAGCATGTGTCGTCTCCCAGTCACGTCTCACTCTGGAGAACTTATTTCCTTTTATAAACCTTAATTAAAGTCCCCAGTTCCTGCATTGACTCAAATTGGCACTGACTCACTCTGTCACAACCTCATTCTGACCAAGTCTCCCTTATTCTGACCGTGTATTCTGCGTCTGCAAGTGCTTGGAGGTCATTTTGTCGTGATGGATAGTTACTCCATTTGTTCAATGGGAACTGCTTGGAATTAGATTACACCTTTGGGCAAGCTCTTTTAAAGTGTGAAAACTCAAAATTTCAAAGATAAGCAGACGCCTGGGAGAAACTCTCCAGGGAATTCCAATAGGGTCAACAGTATTTTGTGGGACaatgatttttttcaaagtcAACAGCAGCTACTTATGTTTGATCTGTAAGAAGCCATGGNNNNNNNNNNNNNNNNNNNNNNNNNNNNNNNNNNNNNNNNNNNNNNNNNNNNNNNNNNNNNNNNNNNNNNNNNNNNNNNNNNNNNNNNNNNNNNNNNNNNNNNNNNNNNNNNNNNNNNNNNNNNNNNNNNNNNNNNNNNNNNNNNNNNNNNNNNNNNNNNNNNNNNNNNNNNNNNNNNNNNNNNNNNNNNNNNNNNNNNNNNNNNNNNNNNNNNNNNNNNNNNNNNNNNNNNNNNNNNNNNNNNNNNNNNNNNNNNNNNNNNNNNNNNNNNNNNNNNNNNNNNNNNNNNNNNNNNNNNNNNNNNNNNNNNNNNNNNNNNNNNNNNNNNNNNNNNNNNNNNNNNNNNNNNNNNNNNNNNNNNNNNNNNNNNNNNNNNNNNNNNNNNNNNNNNNNNNNNNNNNNNNNNNNNNNNNNNNNNNNNNNNNNNNNNNNNNNNNNNNNNNNNNNNNNNNNNNNNNNNNNNNNNNNNNNNNNNNNNNNNNNNNNNNNNNNNNNNNNNNGATTTTAAGGATTCAGGAAGGAAATAGGAAAAAAAGGAAATGTTCAGAGCCAGGATGACTCCCTGCCACATGCCAATGAGTATGAAATGGGaatgaattgttttaaaatgcGGCTGGAGGAAGGCTCCAGATTTCCAAGGCACTGGGACCAGACCTGGGACTGGAGCTTCTATACTGGGCTGATGGGTTACACCAAagtggtggcacggtgactcagtggttagcactgctgcctcacagcaccagagaccccggTCCGATTCCAGCAtttggcgactgactgtgtggagtttgcacgttctccccgtgtctgcgtgggtttcctccgggtgctccggtttcctcccacagtccaaagatgtacaggtcaggtgaattggccatgctgaattgcccatagtgttagctgcattagtcggGGTCAATAtaaggtcggggaatgggtcagggtgggttactcttcggagggtcggtgtggacttgttgggccgaatggcctgtttacacacagtcgggaatctaatctaatcaaaactgttAAGGATAGGGAGGATAGAATATGAATGCAGTCTAGCCAAAAACATAAAAATGTACTGCAAAACCTTATTAAAACTAAATATGCGGCTAGAACCATTGTAAGTCCATTACAAACAGGAGAATTTATCAGAGGGAATAGAGAAAATGCAGATAAAGTAACTAATTACTTTGTGGCTGTCTTCACTGAGCAAGATGTAACCTCTCTCCCAGAACAAAGTTGCTCACATGAATGAGGGGTTGAAGAAAATGAGCATGAGTcagattgtactggagaaattagCGGGATTGGAAGTTGATCAATCCCCAAAACCCGATGGTCCACATCACAAAAGATTGAAGGAGATGGCTATAGAGAGAGTCTATGCATTGGTGACTACCTTCCCACACtctgcagattctggaacaatTCCTGAAGATTGGAATGCCACCCCATTATttaggaagggagggagagaaataaaAGGGGACCACTAACCTGCTAACCAAACATCAGTAATAGAGGCAATGCTGGAGTCTGGaagcttgcttgctgagctggaaggttcgttttcagacctTTCGTCACCACACCAGAtaacatcatcattgagcctccggtgaagcactggtgttagtgacctggtTTCTATTTcggtgtttaggtttccttgattggtgatgtcatttcctgtggtgatgtcatttcctgtggtgacatcctTTCCTGTGTTAGGGATGTCGTTTCCCATTATtttcttcagaaggtggtggatggatcTAAGTCGGtatgcttgttgatagagttctggttggaatgctatggCTAACATCCCAAGAACAGAGAGTTTGAATGTATAGGTCATTCTCACATCAGCAGGCTGTTACTAGTTAGGACCAAtacttgggccccagctgttcagaaTAGGTGTCAATGAGGCAGTGGTGGAGACCAAATGTCATATTTACAAACCTGTGGATTATACAAAATGAAGTGAGAATGTGCATCGTGAGAAAGATGTGAAATGGTTTCTGGAGGATTGGgataggtgtaggccattcaccccattgaaTCTAAGTGATATCTCTCTGGTTCTAGACCATGGGCAACATCTCATCTGCATCTACCCTGCGAAACCCTTTAAATACATTCAGTCAAATTATCTCTTGAGAACACAGGCCTAGTTTGACGAACCACTCTCCAAACGACAGTGCCTTTATCTGAGGGACAAGTCTGGGGTGAAACACTCTTGTATTCCCTTTATGGgaatcatatccttcctgagatatggagaccaaaactgcacacactactcctgGTGCAGACTGACTGAGATCAGGGTATAGGCGATAGAAAATTATGAGTTTATCTGTATTGGGTTGAAGaaatacagaatttatttttcaatggtAAGACACTGCAAAGTGCAGATGTACAAAAGGACAATGTTGATAAGACTCTAAAAGCTAACCTTCAGATGCTATAACCTTTAAGAAGGCTAATTGAATATTAACCGTTTTTGCAAGTGAATTTGAGTAGAGAAGTGTCAAGTTTTGGTCCAGGTTGTGTGCAATCTCAGTCAGTCTGCACCAGGagcagtgtgtgcagttttggtctccatatctcaggaaggatatgattcCCATAAAGGGAATACAAGAGTGTTTCACCCCAGACTTGTCCCTCAGGTA
Proteins encoded:
- the LOC122544128 gene encoding interferon-induced very large GTPase 1-like, producing the protein MLYLKKLNSFDKYCQYFEQTGKFEQVELKEQVLNHCKGLNNNKSMFYCIAKEVLQQKIDKIKTTVDCIKSSADNIQSFLNEFKQRLEEHLVLPKEKLENTRAFKNAPGFVIKQIQFIPALETRLLQDIEKWDVEQTLVNIPNDPSKELYKLLAGCGNRCPLCRVPCDHTNNTYGKHSATYHWPQGIGGCHWRRSKELVTDSCTATATAIYLGLRAQERSSLDGQNEHDNELATLVAGLSDLIIITMSTETASEMKDILQIVVHALIRMKVVGKRPNCQFVHQKVGDVSAHQKNVGSHKSLHQELNTLTKIVAKTEGQDHKFSKFSDILDYDSKKNNWYIPGLWCGTPPMALVNMGYSQKVTELKHKILQHFLNRRPSTIPEFISWMTSTWNAVKHENFIFSFRNSLVAHAYNRLSEKYSDLEWKLRSEVHSWLQKTINQIANCEGDLQEFRGTLDIDVPRMISEEKSQILDEMEKYFKEDTNQAHLIENFKAETAAGFDLLSRELETRTKMRCEEALNRQRDLNELNRILSSFSERIQEKIDLLLDNLNLKSTDQGDSELSETFETIWREVMASVHFQPTAVNIEGDMEKSLRENTRKQGRILTMKLTSGKSLVELSNVEWKITEQHLETNKTSFLDMFKGKLRAAYTMIRSFHPNKENLEDENVAQWVESARLLEAKKKTLQLISQCDDYVEEIVKRGESYNLFLCNELLREVDRNLQTLDAETLKVNELLSTDVKIHVCGKAIQRFQEMHDRFCDKHNPVKRLANERHYYFTMFKSIYSEKDQSETCARLFCDSCLKPALLEALKQQLGSAIVDHLKKEQKIELTSRRNLQVGIMLYLKKLNSFDKYCQYFEQTGKFEQVWVKEQVLNHCKGLNNNKSMFYCIAQEVLQQKIDKIKTTVDCIKSSADTIQSFLNEFKQRFEEHLVLPKEKLENTRAFKKAPSFVIKLNQFIPALETRLLQDIEKWDVEQTLVNLPNDPSKELYKLLAGCGNRCPLCQVPCDHTNNTHGKHSATYHWPQGIGGCHWRRSKELVTDSCTATATAIYLYQKDEERWWQRCIRNILERVFNVYFIQMQCEEYNSWNIPLNPEAGVPSYWKWVLYTYNKEFAEKYKVNPARN